The Verrucomicrobiota bacterium DNA window GGCAAAATCGAATATGCTTCGATTGGTAATGTCTCCCGACACGATTCCTCCATCAACCGAAAAGCCGGCGTATTTTATCCCCAATAGTGGGTCTAGTACCCTGTACCATCTATAAATTCGGATAAAGGCGAGTCAGTTTGATTCGGGCTTTTTCGTTGGTGAACTGCCAATTGATCGGCGCGGCGCGGTTATTGCGATCTTTTTCCCAAGCATCGATCTCGTCGCGCATATGGGTAATGT harbors:
- a CDS encoding IS630 family transposase, yielding ITHMRDEIDAWEKDRNNRAAPINWQFTNEKARIKLTRLYPNL